The genomic stretch ACTACTTAAAAGTCAACTGTCTTTTGCAGTTTCTTTAAAAATAAATGCAGAGACAAGAGCGACTGTACAAGGAAGAAGTCGGATCGGGAAAAGCCTATCAGGAAACCCAATCCGATTACCAATCCATAAAGGGTGAAGTCAAAGGGTTAGAAGCTCAGCTAAAACAATTAAGTATAAGTGCTCAAAAAGTAAGGGCAGGTGAAATTTACCAAAATGTGCCGGTAGTCAGCCCTATTGATGGCAGTATCGAAAAAGTGCTTATACAGATAGGGCAGTTTGTGGAGCCTCAAACAAAAATGTTCACGATTGTGAATACAGATCATGTGCATGCCGACCTGATGGTATTTGAGAAGGATGTTTACAAAGTGCAGAAAGGCCAGAAGATTTCCTTCACCATCACATCAGTGCCAGACTCTCAACTTACGGCAAAAATTTACTCGGTGGGTAAAAAGTTCGAGCAAAACCCCAAGGCTATTCACGTTCATGCTGAAATAACAGGAAAAGAAGACTTTCTGCTTCCAGGCATGTACATCAATGGCAGAATCCATACAGGAGAAAAGCCGGTAATGGCCTTACCTGAATCAGCAATCATAGAAGAAGAGGGAAAACCCTACATTTTCACAGCAGAAGTTCACCAGAAAGGCGGAGAAAAAGAATGGAGCTTCAAGGTTGTTGAAATTCGAACGGGTTTGATTGATGAAGGATGGGTAGAAATTAATCTTCTAGAGCCACTACCCAAGGGTACAAAGGTGGCCTGGAACAATGCCTATTATCTCATTTCAGAAATGAAAAAAGGAGAAACGGAACATGAGCATTAATAAAACCACATTTCTTATTAAGGACATGGACTGCCCCTCAGAGGAGCAAATGATCCGAATGAAACTGGAATCTCTCAACCAGATTAAACATCTGGAATTTGATATTCCTGCGCGCAAACTGGAAGTATTCCATCAGGAGGAAGTGCAATTTATACATGAAGCCATTAGTCAGCTTAACCTCAATGATCAATTGGAGGGTACTTCAGAGTCAGAACTACCTGTAGGAACTGACGATTCACATCAGCGAAAAATACTGTGGTGGGTGCTGGGTATCAACTTCGGATTTTTTGTAATAGAAATGACTACCGGGTGGATTTCCAGATCCATGGGTTTGGTAGCTGACTCCCTGGATATGCTGGCTGATTCCATTGTCTATGCTCTAAGTCTCTTCGCTGTTGGAGCTACCATTACTCGTAAGAAAAAAGTGGCGAAGATCAGTGGTTATTTTCAAATGGGCTTGGCGTTGCTGGGTTTTTCGGAAGTACTCCGAAGATTCCTGATCGAAAGCGAAACACCCCTTTTTCAGTGGATGATTATCATTTCAGTTCTGGCTTTAGCAGGCAATCTGATCTCACTTTGGCTAATCAATAAGGCTAAAAGCAAAGATGCTCACATGCAAGCTAGTACCATTTTCACGTCTAATGATATCATCGTTAATGGAGGAGTGATACTGGCTGGAGTGTTGGTTTACTGGCTTGAAAGTAAATGGCCTGACTTGGTCGTTGGCGGTGTTGTCTTCGGTTTTGTCAT from Verrucomicrobiota bacterium encodes the following:
- a CDS encoding cation transporter, producing the protein MNKTTFLIKDMDCPSEEQMIRMKLESLNQIKHLEFDIPARKLEVFHQEEVQFIHEAISQLNLNDQLEGTSESELPVGTDDSHQRKILWWVLGINFGFFVIEMTTGWISRSMGLVADSLDMLADSIVYALSLFAVGATITRKKKVAKISGYFQMGLALLGFSEVLRRFLIESETPLFQWMIIISVLALAGNLISLWLINKAKSKDAHMQASTIFTSNDIIVNGGVILAGVLVYWLESKWPDLVVGGVVFGFVMRGAIRILNLSK